One segment of Desulfosporosinus sp. Sb-LF DNA contains the following:
- the deoC gene encoding deoxyribose-phosphate aldolase: protein MINLAGMTDHTLLKPQATEKDIVALCHEAQQHRFATVCVNPTYVQMAAKLLHGTGIGISAVVGFPLGATFTEVKVQEVFMVKAHGGKEVDMVMNVGWAKSGNWEAVERDIFRVVEAAHWVGLLIKVIIETCLLTEDEKKMAAEIVKRSGADYIKTSTGFAGGGATVQDVRNLKAWVGDDVKVKASGGVRTKEFALELVEAGAERLGTSAVLV from the coding sequence ATGATAAATCTTGCAGGGATGACGGATCACACGTTGTTGAAACCACAAGCTACGGAAAAGGATATTGTGGCGCTTTGTCATGAGGCTCAGCAACATAGGTTTGCTACGGTTTGTGTAAACCCGACCTATGTGCAGATGGCGGCAAAGCTTTTACATGGCACGGGGATTGGCATTTCTGCTGTTGTGGGTTTTCCTTTGGGGGCGACGTTCACGGAAGTGAAGGTTCAGGAAGTATTTATGGTTAAAGCTCATGGGGGCAAAGAAGTTGATATGGTGATGAATGTCGGGTGGGCAAAATCCGGTAATTGGGAAGCGGTCGAGCGGGATATTTTTCGTGTAGTCGAAGCTGCTCATTGGGTCGGGCTGCTCATCAAGGTAATCATTGAGACGTGTTTGCTCACGGAAGACGAGAAGAAAATGGCTGCTGAAATTGTCAAACGTTCGGGAGCTGATTATATTAAGACTTCGACTGGCTTTGCTGGAGGTGGAGCCACTGTCCAAGATGTGCGTAACTTAAAAGCCTGGGTCGGGGATGATGTGAAAGTTAAGGCTTCGGGTGGAGTGAGGACTAAGGAGTTTGCACTTGAGCTTGTGGAGGCCGGGGCGGAACGTCTGGGCACAAGCGCGGTCCTTGTATAA
- the recO gene encoding DNA repair protein RecO translates to MAVYHADALVIRSREFGESDRVLTLFSREMGKLQAVAKGVRKPKSRQRAGVQLFTYADFLIHRGKTLDTVSQCSPKESFAHLWNDLDRSFSATGIAELLDISTIPGQPNGELFALTLTCFFLMEHFDPSLVLAAYALRLMTLLGYQPRLGVCAECGRDVNGDRLFFSADAGGTLCGNCRENYSGRWVRAGSLAFMRQLIRADITKIDRLRWNTWMRQEILETLRLYLEHKFERPLKSWRMGILTSDDLG, encoded by the coding sequence GTGGCGGTTTACCATGCGGACGCGTTAGTGATACGTAGCCGAGAATTTGGGGAGTCGGATCGGGTGCTCACCCTTTTTTCCCGTGAGATGGGAAAGCTTCAGGCGGTGGCGAAAGGGGTGCGCAAACCTAAAAGTCGCCAGAGGGCTGGGGTTCAGCTGTTTACATATGCGGACTTTTTGATTCATCGTGGGAAAACGTTGGATACGGTGAGCCAGTGTAGTCCTAAGGAAAGCTTCGCGCATCTTTGGAATGATCTTGATCGGTCGTTCTCGGCTACGGGGATTGCTGAGCTTTTAGATATTTCGACAATTCCGGGTCAGCCTAATGGGGAGCTTTTTGCACTTACGTTGACTTGCTTTTTTTTAATGGAACATTTTGATCCTTCTCTTGTTCTTGCTGCTTACGCGTTGCGGTTAATGACGCTGTTGGGATACCAGCCGCGTTTGGGGGTATGTGCGGAGTGTGGGAGAGATGTAAATGGTGATCGTTTGTTTTTTAGTGCTGACGCGGGTGGTACGCTTTGTGGGAATTGTCGGGAAAATTATTCTGGACGATGGGTTCGAGCGGGTAGTCTTGCGTTTATGCGTCAGTTGATACGGGCGGATATTACTAAAATCGATCGTTTACGTTGGAATACTTGGATGAGACAAGAAATTTTGGAGACACTAAGGCTTTATCTGGAGCATAAGTTCGAGCGGCCGCTTAAATCTTGGAGAATGGGAATTTTGACTTCGGATGACTTGGGATGA
- a CDS encoding DUF4342 domain-containing protein → MNLSEPLWTELEKLDVLRERMGIGYEEARKALSLAQGDVVKALDDLEKARNEKDMDWNFADQGQGIWNGVKSTVTNLSHTTVSLKRHDNTIVSLSAPLGLALAYTIWRKPGLRMLALMGAVGAAINHFELEVSSKAEYPYNDDAFNFDTDRVGKPL, encoded by the coding sequence ATGAATTTGAGTGAACCGTTATGGACAGAACTTGAAAAGCTGGATGTTTTGCGCGAACGTATGGGTATCGGATATGAAGAGGCTCGCAAGGCTTTGAGTCTCGCTCAGGGCGATGTGGTAAAGGCTTTGGACGATTTAGAGAAGGCGCGAAATGAGAAAGACATGGATTGGAATTTCGCAGATCAAGGTCAGGGAATTTGGAACGGTGTTAAATCTACAGTGACAAATTTGAGCCACACTACGGTCAGTCTCAAACGACATGACAATACGATTGTGAGCCTTTCAGCTCCTTTAGGTTTGGCCCTGGCGTACACAATTTGGCGGAAGCCTGGTTTGCGAATGCTGGCTCTGATGGGTGCGGTGGGGGCGGCTATCAACCACTTTGAGCTTGAAGTATCTTCAAAAGCTGAGTATCCTTATAATGACGATGCTTTTAATTTTGACACGGACAGAGTGGGGAAACCACTTTAA
- the glyQ gene encoding glycine--tRNA ligase subunit alpha, whose product MKFQDIILTLNQFWGEQGCIIAQPYDMEKGAGTMNPATFLRALGPEPWNVAYVEPSRRPTDGRYGENPNRLQHYFQYQVILKPSPDNVQELYLQSLERLGINPKEHDIRFVEDNWESPTMGAWGLGWEVWLDGMEVTQFTYFQQCGGIDCKPVCAEITYGLERLTTYIQNKDSVYDIEWVGDTTYGDIYLQNEIDYSHYNFEVADIEALQTWFDMYEREAKRVVEKGLVLPAYDYVLKCSHTFNLLDARGAISVTERTNYIARVRVLARLCAQAYVEQRERLGFPLLKSNSVKEVE is encoded by the coding sequence ATGAAGTTTCAAGACATAATCCTTACCCTTAACCAGTTTTGGGGAGAACAAGGGTGTATTATTGCCCAACCTTATGACATGGAAAAAGGGGCTGGAACGATGAACCCAGCGACGTTTTTGCGTGCCCTTGGACCAGAGCCTTGGAATGTGGCTTATGTTGAGCCGTCACGCCGACCAACGGATGGGAGGTATGGGGAAAATCCCAATCGTTTACAGCACTATTTCCAATACCAAGTCATCCTCAAGCCCTCCCCAGACAATGTGCAGGAACTTTACTTGCAAAGTCTGGAGCGTTTAGGCATTAATCCGAAGGAACATGATATCCGTTTTGTGGAAGATAACTGGGAGTCTCCTACGATGGGTGCGTGGGGGCTTGGCTGGGAAGTTTGGTTGGATGGAATGGAAGTGACTCAGTTTACGTATTTTCAACAGTGTGGGGGTATCGACTGCAAACCAGTTTGTGCTGAGATAACGTATGGGCTGGAGCGTCTGACAACGTATATCCAGAACAAAGACAGCGTTTATGACATCGAGTGGGTTGGGGATACCACTTATGGTGATATTTATCTTCAAAACGAAATTGACTACTCGCATTATAATTTTGAAGTGGCTGATATTGAAGCCTTACAGACCTGGTTTGACATGTATGAACGCGAGGCGAAGCGCGTCGTGGAAAAGGGCTTGGTACTTCCAGCCTATGACTATGTTTTAAAGTGCTCTCATACCTTTAACCTTTTGGATGCTCGCGGGGCCATCAGTGTTACAGAACGGACAAACTACATTGCCCGCGTGCGTGTGCTCGCTCGTCTTTGTGCCCAAGCTTATGTGGAGCAGCGGGAGAGATTAGGTTTCCCGTTATTAAAGTCAAATTCTGTGAAAGAGGTGGAGTAA
- the glyS gene encoding glycine--tRNA ligase subunit beta, whose amino-acid sequence MANDFLLELGTEEIPAKFSPSTMTQLEELARKRFAELRLTYADVTIYATPRRFALLVTGLEEKQEDLLEEVKGPAVKAAYDANGAPTKAAQGFARGQGVAVEELFVQEVNNVPYVFARKSEAGLETLSLLPQLARDLISSLHFPKPMRWGDLDFRFARPIRWIVALYGTEVVSFEFVGLESGRISRGHRTLTTEPVVLSQPSDYREALRKAYVIVDPEERKREIQAQIKLLAEKVGGEVPEDEELLGEVIHLVEYPTALLGEVADRYMHLPEAVITTPMREHQRYFPVRGKDGKLLPYFITVRNGNDFAIDTVKAGNEKVLKARLEDAAFYYREDQKVPLADLVAKLGKIVYHEKLGTVEQRVERLRGLSSFMADRLELGKTKREEIDRTAYLAKADLVTLMVSDFPELQGIMGADYARASGEKPEVCYGILEHYQPRFAGDALPVSEAGRVVSIADKLDAIVGAFSIGIQPTGSQDPYALRRQAQGIVAILLDSKWDLSLTDLLRESYRHFAEQGTSPLPIDDILPLLQDFFQQRLRFVLQEQGLRYDTVVAALAQGSDQFNRAAERARVLSVKREEESFVPYAQAYTRCFNLTKKEPVQALDPALLVDATEIALSEGIKLRQERFDDALARGNYEDAYKLAGELVTQIEALFQAVMIMVEDENLKRTRLALLSQCVKMLGCLGDLSVLA is encoded by the coding sequence ATGGCGAACGATTTTTTACTTGAACTTGGAACGGAGGAAATCCCCGCTAAATTCTCCCCCAGTACAATGACCCAATTGGAAGAACTAGCTCGTAAACGGTTCGCTGAGCTGCGCTTAACTTATGCAGATGTAACAATCTACGCAACTCCTCGCCGTTTCGCGCTTTTGGTAACGGGGCTCGAGGAGAAGCAAGAGGATTTATTGGAAGAGGTTAAAGGACCGGCTGTAAAAGCCGCCTATGATGCGAATGGGGCCCCAACAAAGGCTGCTCAAGGCTTTGCCAGAGGGCAGGGCGTTGCGGTGGAAGAACTTTTTGTCCAAGAGGTTAATAATGTTCCCTATGTGTTTGCCCGTAAATCGGAGGCTGGGCTTGAGACACTGTCACTTCTCCCTCAGCTGGCGCGGGATCTTATAAGTTCTCTTCACTTTCCCAAACCTATGCGCTGGGGAGACCTGGATTTCCGTTTTGCACGTCCTATTCGCTGGATTGTGGCACTTTACGGGACAGAGGTTGTATCGTTTGAATTTGTCGGGCTTGAGTCTGGACGTATCTCGCGCGGGCATCGCACGCTGACAACGGAACCTGTCGTTTTGAGTCAACCGTCCGACTATCGTGAGGCCCTGCGTAAAGCTTATGTGATCGTTGATCCGGAAGAGCGAAAGAGAGAAATCCAAGCTCAAATTAAACTCCTCGCTGAGAAGGTCGGTGGCGAGGTGCCCGAAGATGAAGAACTCCTGGGCGAAGTCATTCATCTTGTCGAGTATCCGACAGCGTTACTGGGCGAAGTGGCGGACCGCTACATGCACTTGCCAGAGGCAGTCATTACAACTCCCATGAGGGAACATCAACGGTACTTCCCAGTGCGAGGCAAAGATGGAAAACTCTTGCCCTACTTTATTACGGTCCGCAATGGAAATGACTTCGCGATAGACACAGTGAAAGCTGGCAATGAAAAAGTGTTGAAAGCTCGCTTAGAAGACGCTGCTTTTTATTATCGGGAGGACCAAAAGGTTCCCTTGGCAGACCTGGTTGCCAAGTTAGGAAAAATCGTCTATCACGAGAAATTAGGGACGGTTGAACAGAGGGTAGAACGCTTGCGTGGTTTGTCCAGCTTTATGGCAGATAGGTTGGAGTTGGGGAAAACTAAACGAGAAGAAATCGATCGGACGGCCTACTTGGCGAAGGCTGATCTTGTAACCTTGATGGTCAGTGATTTCCCAGAACTGCAAGGGATTATGGGAGCGGACTACGCTAGGGCCAGTGGAGAGAAACCTGAGGTTTGTTATGGAATACTCGAACATTATCAACCCCGCTTTGCAGGGGATGCCTTACCCGTTTCTGAGGCAGGGCGTGTGGTCAGCATTGCCGATAAACTAGATGCAATTGTTGGAGCGTTTAGTATTGGGATTCAGCCCACAGGGTCTCAGGATCCTTATGCACTAAGGCGTCAGGCACAGGGGATCGTTGCTATCCTCTTAGACTCTAAATGGGACCTCTCTTTAACGGACCTCTTACGTGAGTCTTATCGTCATTTCGCCGAGCAGGGAACTTCACCCTTGCCAATCGATGACATCTTGCCTTTGTTGCAGGATTTCTTTCAACAAAGGCTGCGTTTTGTTCTTCAGGAACAAGGTCTGCGCTATGATACGGTTGTTGCCGCCTTAGCTCAGGGAAGCGATCAATTTAATCGTGCGGCGGAGAGGGCTCGAGTACTTTCTGTAAAACGTGAAGAAGAATCCTTCGTGCCTTATGCTCAAGCCTATACTCGTTGCTTTAACTTGACTAAAAAAGAACCTGTGCAAGCCTTAGATCCAGCCTTGTTGGTCGATGCGACAGAAATAGCCCTTTCGGAAGGGATCAAGTTGCGCCAAGAGCGGTTTGATGATGCCCTCGCCAGAGGGAATTACGAGGATGCCTATAAGCTCGCAGGGGAACTTGTAACTCAGATAGAGGCTCTCTTCCAAGCTGTGATGATTATGGTGGAAGATGAGAACTTGAAAAGAACCCGTCTGGCATTACTGAGTCAATGTGTAAAAATGCTCGGGTGCTTGGGAGATTTAAGTGTCTTGGCATAA
- a CDS encoding helix-turn-helix transcriptional regulator, with protein MEWTERQQRIVEIVKASGSITGEKIAAQLNLTRATLRPDLTILTMSGVLEARPRVGYSYRENLAPSPIMERVLQLRVCAFKSMPVTILESASIYEATVAMFTQNVGSLTVVGAERILLGMISRKDIMKASLGKTDLQQVPVGVIMTRMPNIYMTTPDEPVFSAAKKLVQHQVDSLPVVEGYIDENGEECYEVVGRFTKTNVTKLFVEISESRM; from the coding sequence TTGGAATGGACGGAACGTCAACAGCGTATAGTGGAGATAGTGAAAGCCTCAGGTTCCATCACTGGTGAAAAGATTGCGGCACAGCTGAATTTGACGCGAGCCACTCTCCGCCCGGATTTAACCATTTTGACGATGTCCGGGGTCCTAGAAGCCAGGCCGCGCGTCGGGTATTCTTATCGCGAAAATCTCGCACCTTCCCCGATCATGGAACGTGTACTTCAGCTTCGGGTTTGCGCGTTTAAGTCAATGCCGGTTACCATCCTAGAAAGCGCAAGTATCTACGAAGCAACGGTTGCCATGTTCACGCAAAACGTAGGGAGCCTGACGGTTGTCGGAGCAGAGCGCATTCTTTTGGGGATGATCTCCCGCAAAGATATTATGAAAGCTTCTTTAGGGAAAACTGATCTACAACAAGTTCCCGTGGGTGTAATCATGACTCGCATGCCTAACATCTATATGACGACCCCGGATGAACCCGTGTTTAGTGCGGCCAAAAAGTTAGTACAGCATCAGGTCGACAGTTTGCCGGTAGTAGAGGGGTACATCGATGAGAACGGGGAAGAGTGCTATGAGGTCGTGGGGAGATTTACCAAGACTAATGTCACAAAACTCTTTGTAGAAATATCTGAATCGAGGATGTAG